One part of the Dysidea avara chromosome 10, odDysAvar1.4, whole genome shotgun sequence genome encodes these proteins:
- the LOC136268852 gene encoding uncharacterized protein, translating to MAEKVIAKGTTLSEDVIDVITYWFGANYWIKIQEDTFSYYDELWRKKWFSKEKDQVETDSYIKEHFSKTVELALQGEYTETWCGEHHSCLALIILLDQFTRNIYRNNMKAWSGDKLALQICLEAIDKGMDKKLSLFARCQFYMPLIHAENMEIQERCLALYKEIVQESPPSVVEISKRFQQVSLRHYNTIATFGRYPERNKLLQRPSTRQEAIYLSA from the exons ATGGCTGAAAAAGTTATAGCCAAAGGAACTACGTTAAGCGAAGATGTTATTGACGTAATCACCTACTGGTTTGGAGCTAACTACTGGATTAAAATACAA GAGGACACGTTTTCATACTATGACGAGTTGTGGAGGAAAAAGTGGTTTTCCAAGGAGAAAGATCAG GTTGAAACAGATTCCTACATCAAAGAACATTTCAGCAAAACAGTTGAGCTTGCTCTGCAAGGAGAATACACTGAAACCTG GTGTGGTGAACATCATTCCTGCTTGGCCCTGATCATCTTGTTGGACCAGTTCACGAGAAATATCTACCGTAACAACATGAA GGCATGGTCTGGTGACAAATTGGCACTACAAATATGCCTGGAGGCCATTGACAAAGGAATGGACAAGAAGCTATCACTGTTTGCAAG GTGTCAGTTTTACATGCCTCTGATACATGCTGAAAACATGGAAATCCAGGAGAGGTGTTTAGCTCTATATAAGGAAATAGTTCAGGAG AGCCCACCTTCTGTAGTTGAGATATCCAAGAGATTTCAACAG GTATCTCTTCGTCACTACAACACCATAGCAACATTTGGACGTTATCCCGAGAGAAATAAACTGTTACAAAGACCCAGTACGAGACAAGAAGCAATTTATCTTTCAGCATga